In Devosia sp. XK-2, one DNA window encodes the following:
- a CDS encoding MBL fold metallo-hydrolase, with translation MATPDRIIATILGCGSSGGVPRIGNVWGDCDPHEPRNRRRRCSLLIEGWTDGVSEPTRVLIDTGADLREQLLGAGVDRLDAVFYTHEHADHSHGIDDLRVLALHNRRRVDVYFSSACGARLREAFGYCFATPPGSAYPPILNAHEIADGDTVEVDGPGGTLKITAFTLTHGDIDAFGYRVCDLAYCCDLSAVPRGASAALSNLDIWIVDALRPTPHPSHLSLPETLELIEHFAPRQAVLTNMHIDLDYRTTEAETPDNVTPAFDGMQIDAVTGRILNR, from the coding sequence ATGGCGACGCCTGACCGGATCATTGCGACCATTTTGGGCTGCGGATCCTCGGGCGGCGTCCCACGCATCGGCAATGTCTGGGGCGATTGCGATCCGCATGAACCACGCAACCGGCGCCGTCGCTGTTCCCTGTTGATCGAGGGCTGGACCGACGGCGTATCGGAGCCCACCAGGGTTCTGATCGATACCGGCGCGGACTTGCGCGAGCAATTGCTTGGCGCCGGCGTCGATCGCCTGGATGCGGTGTTCTATACGCACGAGCATGCCGACCACAGCCACGGCATTGACGATCTGCGGGTCCTGGCGCTCCACAATCGCCGTCGGGTCGATGTGTATTTTTCCAGCGCGTGCGGGGCGCGGCTGCGCGAGGCCTTTGGCTATTGCTTTGCGACACCGCCCGGTAGCGCCTATCCGCCAATCCTCAACGCGCACGAAATTGCCGATGGCGACACGGTCGAGGTCGACGGGCCCGGCGGCACGCTTAAGATCACAGCGTTCACGCTGACCCATGGCGATATTGATGCATTCGGCTATCGCGTCTGCGATCTGGCTTATTGCTGCGATCTCTCGGCCGTGCCGCGCGGCGCATCCGCGGCCTTGTCCAACCTGGACATATGGATCGTGGATGCCTTGCGTCCTACACCGCATCCGAGCCATTTGAGCCTGCCCGAGACGCTGGAGCTGATCGAGCATTTCGCGCCGCGCCAGGCCGTGCTCACCAATATGCATATCGATCTCGACTATCGGACCACCGAGGCCGAGACGCCTGACAATGTGACGCCGGCCTTCGATGGCATGCAGATCGATGCTGTCACCGGACGCATTCTCAACCGCTGA
- the urtC gene encoding urea ABC transporter permease subunit UrtC, which yields MSAATPATSRTLLDKDAVAFIILAILILAIFPLALDIFRLNLAGKYLTYAFVAVGLVLCWGFGGILSLGQGIFFGLGGYCMAMFLKLEASSPENTAIQSTPGIPDFMDWNQVTELPWWWMPFKSFPLAMLLILVVPTVFAYIIGAAMFKRRVGGVYFAIITQAVAAILTILIVGQQGYTGGINGMTDLRTLLGWDIRTDSAKLILYFVNAVLLLGVILLALFVKRSKFGRLLIAMRDKEDRVRFSGYDVANFKIFVFCLAAAFSAIGGAMFALQVGFMSPSFVGIVPSIEMVIFCAVGGRLSIFGAVYGALLVNYAKTSFSESFPELWLFAMGGLFILVVMAFPNGLAGIWKSHIEPLLPRLTKRLRPAPTPAPTEAAAE from the coding sequence ATGTCTGCAGCGACCCCTGCCACATCACGGACATTGCTCGACAAGGACGCCGTCGCCTTCATCATTCTGGCGATACTCATCCTGGCCATCTTTCCGCTGGCGCTCGACATCTTCCGCCTCAACCTGGCCGGCAAATATCTCACCTATGCCTTTGTTGCCGTGGGGCTCGTGCTCTGCTGGGGCTTTGGCGGCATTCTGAGCCTGGGCCAGGGCATCTTCTTTGGCCTGGGCGGCTACTGCATGGCAATGTTCCTGAAGCTCGAGGCCTCATCGCCGGAAAACACGGCTATCCAGTCCACGCCCGGCATTCCCGACTTCATGGACTGGAACCAGGTAACTGAGTTGCCTTGGTGGTGGATGCCGTTCAAGTCCTTCCCGCTGGCCATGCTCCTAATCCTCGTTGTGCCCACGGTCTTCGCCTACATTATCGGCGCGGCCATGTTCAAACGCCGGGTGGGCGGGGTGTATTTCGCCATCATCACTCAGGCGGTTGCCGCCATCCTCACCATCCTAATCGTTGGGCAGCAGGGTTATACAGGCGGCATCAACGGCATGACCGATCTGCGGACCCTGCTCGGCTGGGACATCCGCACCGACAGCGCCAAGCTGATCCTTTATTTCGTCAATGCCGTCCTGCTTCTCGGGGTCATCCTCCTCGCCCTCTTCGTCAAGCGCTCCAAATTTGGTCGCCTGCTGATCGCCATGCGCGACAAGGAAGATCGCGTCCGCTTCTCCGGCTATGACGTCGCCAATTTCAAGATCTTCGTCTTCTGCCTGGCCGCGGCTTTCTCGGCCATCGGCGGCGCCATGTTCGCGTTGCAGGTGGGGTTCATGTCGCCCTCGTTCGTGGGCATCGTGCCCTCGATCGAAATGGTCATCTTCTGCGCTGTGGGCGGACGGCTCTCGATCTTCGGCGCAGTCTATGGCGCGCTGCTGGTCAACTACGCCAAGACCAGCTTCTCCGAGAGCTTCCCGGAACTTTGGCTCTTCGCCATGGGCGGACTGTTCATCCTCGTGGTCATGGCCTTCCCCAATGGTCTTGCCGGGATCTGGAAGAGCCATATCGAGCCGCTGCTGCCGCGCCTGACAAAGCGCCTGCGCCCTGCCCCTACGCCGGCACCCACCGAAGCTGCTGCCGAATAG
- the tmk gene encoding dTMP kinase produces MLEAPNRRPARFITFEGGEGVGKSTQVRRLLNNLAEHAIEAVRTREPGGTPKAEAIRSFILQGRSEAWGAGSEAVLFAAARLDHVNQLIAPNLEKGIWVISDRFCDSTRAYQGLTGGVDDKLIDALENLALDGHTPDLTIVLDMDPAAAFRRVEQRAVEDGLQLTGDRFEKEELEWHQRLRQNFLDIAARNTDRCVVISAEQDEEKLEEAIWAVVSARFPELQGRPVA; encoded by the coding sequence ATGCTCGAAGCGCCTAATCGACGGCCAGCCCGCTTCATCACCTTTGAAGGCGGGGAAGGTGTCGGCAAATCGACCCAGGTGCGACGTCTCCTCAACAATCTCGCCGAGCATGCCATCGAGGCCGTGCGCACCCGGGAGCCCGGCGGCACACCCAAGGCCGAGGCTATACGGTCCTTTATTCTGCAGGGACGGTCCGAAGCTTGGGGGGCCGGTTCCGAGGCAGTGCTATTCGCCGCCGCGCGACTCGATCACGTCAACCAGCTCATAGCGCCCAATCTCGAAAAGGGGATCTGGGTCATCTCCGACCGGTTTTGCGATTCCACCCGCGCCTATCAGGGGCTGACGGGCGGGGTGGATGATAAACTGATCGACGCCCTGGAAAATCTGGCACTAGACGGCCACACGCCGGACCTGACCATTGTTCTCGACATGGACCCTGCCGCGGCTTTCCGGCGGGTGGAGCAGCGGGCCGTGGAAGACGGCCTGCAACTGACGGGCGACCGTTTCGAAAAGGAAGAGCTGGAGTGGCACCAGCGGCTGCGGCAGAATTTTCTCGATATCGCCGCCAGGAACACGGATCGCTGCGTGGTTATTTCGGCCGAGCAGGACGAGGAAAAGCTCGAAGAGGCCATCTGGGCGGTCGTTAGCGCCCGCTTCCCTGAACTGCAGGGCAGGCCGGTCGCGTGA
- a CDS encoding AAA family ATPase gives MTDPAALPDLPLPEQRQAAIGHDAARAAVLTQLAEHRLPGAIMLQGPQGIGKATLAFELAAAILTATGDEEAHRVREQVAALSHPNLAVLRRRLKDSKGYYSVIRVEDIRELRETLQHTRGRTGHRIAILDSIDECNPSAANALLKTLEEPPADTTFLLVSHRPGQLLPTIRSRCHNLALRGLADNLVRDVIVASHPELEAEVLDRAIQLAGGRPRRAFETLALAENSPVGALLTWLRAPQRAPVAAQIMLADALGADPQGPDMSFAREILNDWLANEMREAAMQPGGRSRLASATELWEKAGALLGEADSVNLDMKQTLTVIFDAIRKHCVLIANPAEPA, from the coding sequence GTGACTGATCCCGCCGCCCTGCCAGACCTACCGCTCCCTGAACAGCGGCAGGCCGCTATCGGCCATGACGCCGCCCGCGCCGCCGTGCTGACGCAATTGGCCGAGCACCGCTTACCCGGCGCCATTATGCTGCAGGGCCCGCAGGGGATTGGGAAGGCCACCCTGGCCTTCGAACTGGCCGCCGCCATTCTGACGGCGACCGGGGACGAAGAGGCCCATCGGGTTCGGGAACAGGTCGCCGCCCTTTCCCATCCCAATCTTGCCGTGCTGCGCCGGCGCCTCAAGGATTCCAAGGGCTATTATTCGGTCATTCGCGTCGAGGACATCCGCGAATTGCGCGAAACTCTGCAGCACACGCGGGGCAGGACGGGGCATCGCATCGCCATTCTCGACAGCATTGACGAATGCAATCCCTCCGCGGCCAATGCGCTGCTCAAAACGCTCGAGGAGCCGCCGGCGGACACCACCTTCCTGCTGGTCTCACATCGGCCCGGCCAATTGCTGCCCACCATTCGTTCGCGCTGCCACAATCTGGCTCTGCGTGGCCTGGCGGACAATCTGGTGCGCGATGTGATCGTTGCCAGTCACCCCGAGCTTGAGGCCGAGGTGCTGGACCGTGCCATCCAGCTCGCTGGCGGCCGGCCGCGCCGGGCTTTTGAAACCCTGGCCCTGGCCGAAAATTCACCCGTGGGTGCGCTGCTGACCTGGCTGCGGGCGCCCCAGCGTGCACCCGTTGCTGCCCAGATCATGCTGGCCGATGCGCTCGGGGCCGACCCACAAGGGCCGGACATGTCCTTCGCGCGGGAAATTCTCAACGATTGGCTGGCCAATGAAATGCGGGAAGCGGCCATGCAGCCTGGCGGGCGTTCGCGTCTTGCCTCCGCCACCGAGCTATGGGAGAAGGCAGGCGCACTTCTGGGCGAAGCCGATAGCGTCAACCTCGATATGAAGCAGACGCTGACGGTCATTTTCGACGCCATCCGGAAGCATTGCGTCCTCATCGCCAATCCCGCCGAGCCAGCATGA
- a CDS encoding D-alanyl-D-alanine carboxypeptidase family protein yields the protein MRVLIAIVAFLALAGSVLAQAEFDTKAQYSVLMDYESGTVIFQKQADAALEPASMAKLMTLAVVFHEIRAGRVSLDDEFFVSEHAWRTGGAASGGSTMFAELNSKIRVEDLVRSVIIQSGNDAAIILAEGLAGSEGTFALMMNELAAEIGLTGSHFTNPTGLPDPDMYSTARDLAELARYLIREFPEYYHYFSEPSMEWNGINQANRNSLVEMGIGVDGLKTGHTEAAGYGSVTSTAQGERRLIAVVHGLSSMRERTEEARKLLTWGARAFERFTPYADGQIVAYADVYGGASPNVGLVGQGEIALYLPRGSRQCLSATVNYDAPILPPVQAGEKIAELRVYCNDQLVQAAPLYAAETVGQGDLLRRATDALKQLALGWL from the coding sequence GTGAGAGTGCTGATCGCCATTGTCGCCTTTCTGGCCCTGGCCGGGTCAGTTCTGGCGCAGGCTGAGTTCGACACTAAGGCACAATATTCCGTGCTTATGGATTATGAATCCGGCACGGTGATCTTCCAGAAGCAGGCCGATGCCGCTCTCGAGCCGGCCTCCATGGCCAAACTGATGACGCTGGCCGTGGTCTTCCACGAAATACGGGCTGGGCGCGTCAGTCTCGATGACGAATTTTTCGTCTCCGAACATGCCTGGCGCACCGGCGGTGCGGCCTCTGGCGGTTCGACCATGTTTGCCGAGCTCAATTCCAAAATTCGCGTCGAAGACCTGGTTCGCTCGGTCATCATCCAGTCGGGCAATGACGCCGCCATCATTCTGGCCGAGGGCCTTGCCGGGTCCGAAGGGACCTTTGCCCTGATGATGAACGAGCTGGCCGCCGAAATTGGCCTCACCGGCTCGCACTTTACCAATCCCACCGGCCTGCCCGATCCGGACATGTATTCAACCGCCCGCGACCTGGCCGAATTGGCGCGCTATCTCATCCGCGAATTCCCCGAATATTATCACTATTTCTCCGAACCCTCGATGGAGTGGAACGGCATCAACCAGGCCAATCGCAATTCGCTGGTGGAAATGGGCATCGGTGTCGACGGCCTCAAAACGGGGCATACGGAAGCGGCCGGTTACGGGTCGGTGACCTCGACCGCGCAGGGTGAGCGTCGTCTCATTGCCGTTGTACACGGCCTTTCTTCCATGCGCGAAAGGACCGAAGAGGCGCGCAAGCTGCTGACCTGGGGCGCGCGCGCCTTTGAGCGCTTCACGCCCTATGCGGACGGCCAGATCGTCGCCTATGCCGACGTTTATGGCGGCGCCAGCCCCAATGTCGGCCTGGTGGGGCAGGGCGAGATTGCCCTCTACCTGCCGCGCGGTTCCCGCCAATGCCTCAGCGCCACGGTCAACTACGATGCCCCGATCCTACCCCCGGTGCAGGCGGGCGAGAAAATCGCCGAACTGCGGGTCTATTGTAACGACCAACTGGTACAGGCTGCTCCCCTCTATGCCGCCGAAACCGTAGGCCAGGGCGACCTGCTGCGCCGCGCCACCGACGCTCTGAAACAACTGGCCCTCGGTTGGCTTTGA
- the metG gene encoding methionine--tRNA ligase, whose amino-acid sequence MTAKPFYVTTAISYPNGAPHIGHAYEMIATDAIARWKRLEGRDVYFLTGTDEHGIKMVQTAAKEGIPVRELADRNAGEFKRLAGALNLSNDDFIRTTEPRHYEASQAIWKKMEASHNGDIFQSTYKGWYSVRDEAYFDADELTEKDGKRFAPSGAEVEWVEEPTYFFRLSAYQQKLLDLYEANPDFIAPKERRNEIISFVKSGLQDLSISRTTFDWGIPVPNAPGHVMYVWVDALTNYITGLGYPDEQSELFKKFWPADLHVIGKDIIRFHTVYWPAFLMSAGLPVQHRVFAHGFLTVDGQKMSKSLGNVIDPFALVETFGADAVRYFFLREVSFGSDGDYSHEKLVNRVNADLANNLGNLAQRSLSMINKNCEGKVPELGTLTEADETLIAEVAEALADAQQAMDQQLVHEATGAIIAALSAANNYFAGQEPWALKKTDPVRMATVLYVTADTVRRLAIPMQAFVPASAARLLDQLVVPADQRTLAAASIPNALVAGSDLPAPQGVFARLEKPAE is encoded by the coding sequence ATGACCGCCAAGCCTTTCTACGTCACCACCGCGATTTCCTACCCCAATGGCGCGCCCCATATCGGCCACGCCTATGAAATGATCGCGACCGACGCCATCGCCCGCTGGAAACGGCTGGAGGGCCGGGACGTCTATTTCCTCACCGGAACGGACGAGCACGGCATCAAAATGGTGCAGACGGCGGCCAAGGAAGGCATTCCCGTTCGCGAGCTGGCCGACCGCAATGCCGGTGAGTTCAAGCGTCTGGCCGGCGCGCTGAACCTTTCCAACGACGATTTCATCCGCACCACTGAACCGCGTCACTACGAGGCCTCGCAGGCCATCTGGAAGAAGATGGAAGCCAGCCACAATGGCGATATTTTCCAGTCCACCTATAAGGGCTGGTATTCGGTGCGCGACGAAGCCTATTTCGACGCGGACGAGCTGACCGAAAAGGACGGCAAGCGCTTCGCGCCGTCCGGTGCGGAAGTCGAATGGGTCGAGGAGCCGACCTATTTCTTCCGTCTCTCGGCCTATCAGCAGAAATTGCTCGACCTCTACGAGGCCAATCCCGATTTCATCGCGCCCAAGGAGCGGCGCAACGAGATCATCTCCTTCGTCAAAAGCGGCCTGCAGGATCTGTCCATTTCCCGCACCACTTTTGATTGGGGCATTCCGGTGCCCAACGCGCCGGGCCATGTCATGTATGTCTGGGTGGACGCGCTCACCAATTACATTACCGGTCTCGGCTATCCCGACGAGCAGAGCGAACTGTTCAAGAAATTCTGGCCTGCCGATCTGCATGTGATCGGCAAGGACATCATCCGCTTCCATACCGTCTATTGGCCGGCTTTCTTGATGAGCGCCGGCCTGCCGGTGCAGCACCGCGTCTTTGCACATGGTTTCCTGACCGTCGATGGACAGAAGATGAGCAAGTCGCTGGGCAATGTCATCGACCCCTTTGCGCTCGTTGAAACCTTCGGCGCCGATGCGGTGCGCTATTTCTTCCTGCGCGAAGTGTCCTTCGGCAGCGACGGCGACTATAGCCACGAAAAGCTGGTCAATCGCGTCAATGCCGATCTGGCCAACAATCTGGGCAATCTGGCGCAGCGCTCGCTCTCGATGATCAACAAGAACTGCGAGGGCAAGGTGCCCGAGCTGGGCACATTGACCGAGGCAGACGAGACCCTTATCGCCGAGGTTGCCGAAGCCCTGGCCGACGCGCAGCAGGCCATGGACCAGCAGCTTGTGCACGAGGCGACCGGCGCTATCATCGCGGCCCTGAGCGCGGCCAATAACTATTTCGCCGGGCAAGAACCCTGGGCGCTAAAAAAGACCGATCCGGTCCGCATGGCGACAGTGCTCTATGTCACCGCCGACACGGTGCGTCGTCTGGCCATTCCCATGCAGGCCTTTGTGCCGGCCTCTGCGGCACGATTGCTTGATCAACTGGTTGTACCTGCCGATCAGCGGACGCTCGCCGCGGCATCGATACCCAATGCGCTCGTCGCCGGCTCCGACCTTCCTGCGCCACAGGGCGTCTTTGCGCGTCTCGAAAAACCGGCCGAGTGA
- the urtD gene encoding urea ABC transporter ATP-binding protein UrtD yields MTFDTRTEPKEFLLAVEGLTVSFDGFKAVNDLSFYVDENEIRVIIGPNGAGKTTVLDLICGRTKATSGSIRFRGKDLTTMKEHQIVHAGVGRKFQNPSIYEDLTVFENLELSYPRGKNVWGALAFRRDRAVIERIEEIAEMIFLKDHLETEAAILSHGQKQWLEIGMLLIQKPDLLMLDEPVAGMSVGERVKTAELLNTIIKQHSVIVIEHDMKFVEDIAHRVTVLHQGKVLSEGTMDHVQHDPKVVEVYLGH; encoded by the coding sequence ATGACTTTCGATACCAGAACGGAACCCAAGGAATTCCTGCTTGCCGTGGAAGGGCTCACCGTCTCCTTCGATGGGTTCAAGGCGGTCAACGACCTCTCCTTCTATGTCGACGAGAACGAAATTCGCGTGATCATCGGCCCCAATGGTGCCGGCAAGACCACGGTGCTCGATCTCATTTGCGGCCGCACCAAGGCCACGTCAGGCTCGATCCGCTTCCGCGGCAAGGACCTGACCACGATGAAGGAACACCAGATTGTTCATGCCGGGGTGGGCCGGAAGTTCCAGAACCCGTCCATCTACGAGGACCTCACGGTCTTTGAAAATCTCGAACTGTCCTATCCACGCGGCAAGAATGTCTGGGGGGCTCTGGCGTTCCGGCGCGACCGCGCGGTGATCGAGCGCATCGAGGAGATCGCCGAGATGATTTTCCTCAAGGATCATCTCGAGACCGAGGCCGCCATTCTCAGCCACGGCCAGAAGCAATGGCTCGAAATCGGCATGCTGCTGATCCAGAAGCCGGACCTGTTGATGCTGGACGAGCCGGTTGCCGGCATGAGCGTGGGCGAGCGCGTCAAGACCGCCGAACTGCTCAACACCATCATCAAGCAGCACTCGGTGATCGTCATCGAGCACGACATGAAGTTCGTCGAAGACATCGCCCACCGGGTCACCGTGCTGCACCAGGGCAAGGTGCTGTCAGAGGGCACGATGGACCATGTCCAGCACGACCCGAAGGTCGTCGAAGTCTATCTCGGGCACTAG
- the urtE gene encoding urea ABC transporter ATP-binding subunit UrtE encodes MLAIDNLRVSYGQSEVIHGVSLDVAPGEIVAIMGRNGMGKTTLMKSLMGIVPSRSGTIFVDGKAVEHAESYRRVESGLSYVPQGRMIFSTMTVKENIETGLTITGESQVPGDLYELFPVLLEMKGRRGGNLSGGQQQQLAIARALASRPKVLLLDEPTEGIQPSIIKDMARTLRRIRDEKGLSIVVSEQVLSFALDIADRVLVIENGEFVHESPRAGIDEVKVSSFLSV; translated from the coding sequence ATGCTCGCAATCGACAATCTACGCGTCTCCTACGGCCAGAGCGAAGTCATCCATGGCGTGTCGCTGGATGTGGCACCCGGCGAAATCGTCGCCATTATGGGCCGCAACGGCATGGGCAAGACCACGCTGATGAAATCGCTCATGGGTATCGTACCATCGAGAAGCGGCACTATCTTTGTGGATGGCAAGGCGGTGGAGCATGCCGAGAGTTACAGGCGTGTCGAGTCCGGCCTGTCCTATGTGCCGCAGGGGCGCATGATCTTTTCCACCATGACGGTGAAGGAGAATATCGAGACCGGCCTGACCATTACCGGCGAGAGCCAGGTGCCGGGCGATCTCTACGAACTCTTTCCGGTGCTGCTGGAAATGAAGGGCCGTCGCGGGGGCAATCTCTCCGGCGGCCAGCAGCAGCAGCTCGCCATCGCCCGGGCGCTGGCCTCGCGGCCCAAAGTGCTGCTGCTCGATGAGCCCACGGAGGGCATCCAGCCCTCGATCATCAAGGACATGGCCCGGACGTTGCGGCGCATTCGCGACGAGAAGGGCCTGTCCATCGTCGTCTCCGAACAGGTGCTGAGCTTCGCCCTCGATATTGCTGATCGCGTGCTGGTTATCGAGAACGGCGAGTTCGTCCACGAAAGCCCTCGCGCCGGCATCGACGAGGTGAAGGTCTCGTCCTTTCTCTCCGTCTAG
- a CDS encoding zinc ribbon domain-containing protein, with amino-acid sequence MAIYDYQCTSCGPFSQVRPMSQSAEPCACPACGEPAARAFLSVPFIAGMDAARRSAFATNEKARHEPRRGGSAHGPGCSCCSGGGKKGRSTLVRPDGSKSFPSARPWMISH; translated from the coding sequence GTGGCGATCTACGATTATCAATGCACCAGTTGCGGACCGTTTTCCCAGGTCCGGCCGATGTCGCAATCGGCAGAGCCCTGCGCCTGCCCTGCTTGTGGAGAGCCCGCTGCGCGGGCTTTCCTGTCGGTCCCCTTCATCGCCGGCATGGATGCCGCTCGCCGCTCTGCCTTTGCCACCAACGAAAAGGCACGTCACGAACCAAGACGCGGCGGCTCGGCCCATGGCCCCGGCTGCTCATGCTGCAGTGGAGGCGGCAAGAAAGGCCGCTCCACGCTCGTGCGACCGGACGGGTCCAAAAGCTTCCCGTCTGCTCGACCCTGGATGATCAGTCACTAA
- a CDS encoding TatD family hydrolase: MLIDSHCHLDFEALSADLDGVMARAAAAGVTGMVTISTRVENFSTYAGLAERFANVWCSVGTHPHNAHEELHVQTDDLVRLSAHPRCVAIGEAGLDYFYDNAPRDAQATGLRRHIAAARITGLPLVIHSRKADEDMAAILEEEAGQGTFPFVLHCFTAGMDLAQRALALDGYVSFSGIITFKNAEEIRDVAKIVPADRYLVETDAPYLAPIPHRGQSNEPSFVRHTAEKLAEVRGISLEQVGAESTANFGRLFSKTGVR, translated from the coding sequence ATGCTGATCGACAGCCATTGCCATCTCGATTTCGAAGCCTTGTCCGCCGATCTGGACGGTGTGATGGCGCGCGCGGCGGCGGCCGGCGTCACTGGCATGGTGACGATTTCCACAAGGGTGGAAAACTTTTCCACCTATGCTGGGCTGGCGGAACGTTTTGCGAACGTCTGGTGCTCTGTCGGCACCCATCCGCACAATGCGCATGAAGAACTGCATGTTCAAACAGATGACCTTGTCCGGCTAAGTGCCCATCCGCGCTGCGTTGCCATCGGCGAGGCGGGCCTGGACTACTTCTACGACAATGCGCCACGCGACGCGCAGGCCACCGGGCTTCGCCGCCACATCGCGGCCGCGCGCATCACCGGTCTTCCACTGGTTATCCACAGCCGCAAGGCCGATGAGGACATGGCCGCTATCCTAGAAGAAGAAGCCGGGCAGGGGACCTTCCCCTTCGTCCTGCATTGCTTCACCGCTGGCATGGATCTGGCGCAAAGAGCGCTGGCTCTGGATGGATATGTCTCCTTTTCCGGGATCATCACCTTCAAGAATGCCGAGGAAATCCGCGACGTCGCCAAGATCGTTCCGGCCGACCGTTATCTGGTTGAAACCGACGCGCCCTATCTGGCGCCGATCCCGCATCGTGGTCAGTCCAACGAACCCAGCTTCGTTCGGCATACGGCAGAAAAACTGGCCGAGGTCCGCGGCATTTCGCTCGAACAAGTCGGAGCGGAATCGACTGCCAATTTCGGGCGCCTGTTCTCCAAAACTGGCGTGAGATAG
- the fmdA gene encoding formamidase gives MTETLIKVDLNESPYTNEKIHNRWHPDIPMACWVEPGDDFKIETYDWTGGQIKNDDDAADVRDVDLKQVHFLSGPIGVKGAEPGDLLVVDILDIGAFENSLWGFNGFFSVNNGGGFLDKHFPSAQKSIWDFKGMFTQSRHVPGVKYAGLIHPGLIGCLPDHKMLDMWNTREKKLFDTEPERVPALATLPDTNAAHMGALKGDDFEKAAATGARTVPPREHGGNCDIKDLSRGSKVYFPVYVDGAGLSMGDLHFSQGDGEITFCGAIEMAGWLHIKVSLIKGGMAKYGIKNPIFRPSPIAPKYDDYLIFEGISVDESGTQHYLDVTTAYRQACLNAIEYLKKFGYSGAQAYSILGTAPVQGHVSGVVDIPNACATLWLPTDIFEFDIMPGSDGPKKHLDGSIDMPIALDL, from the coding sequence ATGACCGAAACCCTCATCAAGGTCGATCTCAACGAAAGCCCCTATACCAACGAAAAGATTCACAATCGCTGGCACCCCGATATCCCCATGGCCTGTTGGGTCGAGCCAGGAGACGATTTCAAGATCGAGACCTATGACTGGACCGGCGGCCAGATCAAAAATGACGACGACGCTGCCGATGTCCGCGATGTCGATCTCAAGCAGGTGCATTTCCTGTCCGGTCCGATTGGCGTCAAGGGCGCTGAGCCGGGCGACCTCCTGGTCGTCGATATTCTCGATATCGGGGCTTTCGAAAACTCGCTCTGGGGCTTCAACGGTTTTTTCTCGGTCAATAATGGCGGCGGGTTCCTCGATAAACATTTCCCTTCCGCGCAGAAATCCATCTGGGATTTCAAGGGTATGTTCACCCAGTCCCGCCACGTGCCGGGTGTCAAATATGCCGGGCTCATCCATCCCGGACTGATCGGGTGCCTGCCCGACCACAAGATGCTCGACATGTGGAACACGCGCGAAAAGAAACTGTTCGACACCGAGCCCGAACGCGTGCCGGCGCTCGCCACCCTGCCGGACACAAATGCGGCCCATATGGGTGCGCTCAAGGGCGATGATTTCGAAAAGGCCGCCGCCACTGGTGCCCGCACGGTGCCGCCGCGCGAACATGGCGGCAATTGCGACATCAAGGATCTTTCGCGCGGCTCAAAGGTCTATTTCCCCGTCTATGTCGACGGCGCCGGCCTTTCCATGGGCGACCTGCACTTCAGCCAGGGCGACGGCGAAATCACCTTTTGCGGCGCCATCGAAATGGCCGGCTGGCTCCATATCAAAGTCAGCCTGATCAAGGGTGGCATGGCCAAATACGGGATCAAGAACCCGATCTTCCGGCCCTCGCCGATTGCGCCGAAATATGACGACTACCTGATCTTCGAGGGCATCTCAGTCGACGAGAGCGGCACGCAGCACTATCTGGACGTCACCACCGCCTATCGGCAGGCCTGTCTCAACGCCATCGAATATCTGAAGAAATTCGGCTATTCCGGCGCTCAGGCCTATTCCATTCTCGGCACCGCGCCGGTGCAGGGCCATGTCTCAGGCGTTGTCGACATCCCCAATGCCTGCGCCACGCTCTGGCTGCCCACCGACATTTTCGAGTTCGACATCATGCCCGGCTCGGACGGACCCAAAAAGCACCTCGATGGATCCATCGATATGCCCATCGCGCTCGACCTCTAG